Within Eggerthella timonensis, the genomic segment CGCTCCATGAAGTCGTCCTGCCTGAGCGTTGGTTGCATATGGGGTATCGCCTCCTTGCCACCAACACGATGCGGCGTTGGAAAATGTGCCCAGAACGAGAAAAAAGCGGCGAAGCAGGATGTTCTTCCGCTTCGCCGCTTTCCGCGTGCGGCTCAAAAGACGGCGCTCCATCGGAGGGCGTCGCATGAAGTCGCCCGTAATGCAGAGCCGGATTTGCTTTACGCGTAGACCTCTTTTTCCACCACGAGATCGTTCTTGATCTTACCGACGAGCTTTTGCAGCGCGTCGATGCAGTTCGGGCGGATGTCCGCGCCGATGAGCACGTACATGATGGAGTCTCCCACGTTGAGCACGCCCTCGTTGAGCCACGTGCGCACGTAGTAGACGCCCGGCCAGGTGAGGGCTTCTTCGACCGCAGCGTCGACGCCGGCCGCGTCGTAGGAGAATTCCACCTGGGCAACTTCGCCGAGGCCTTCGATGCCCTCGCGCACCTGCTGCTTCGGCGTGATGCGCACGACGCCGTTATGGGTGAGGAACATGCCGCATTGCGCGGCCTTCGGGTCCTGCTTCGCTTCCGCAAGCCACTGGTCGATCGACGGTTCCTGCTGAGCCATGCTGCTCCCTTCTTTGAGGATGATCGCCCCATTATACGCCAGCAGAAAACGCGAGGTAGCAGCGAACCGCGAACGCTCGGAGTTTCCCGCATCTCAGATAGCGGTGCTCGTCCACCAGATCGATAAGCTCCTGCTTGGAGTGCACATGGAGTGCGGCGGTGCAGTCGTTTGGGCTGCTACGACGTGTCGTGCGCTCCCGGTTCAACGCAGATGTGGGCACGTGCCTCCGGCTATTGGGCGGTTAGCTGAGCGTATCGACGAGCTGCATCGTCGTGAGGAGGGGTCGCGCCGTTGGGCGATCCCCTCCGACCGTAGGTGCCGACACACGAATCCGCCCGAAGTAAGCGATTTTTTCGTTTTGCGAACGATGCGGGGCTTCGTGGGACCTCCGGTCTCCTGCCGTAGAAAAAGGCGCACGCATCGCCCCAGGTCAGGTTTGCCCGCCTCCGCAAAGACCGTTACGAAGCAGCTTGATCGGTTCGCAAAACGCAAAAATCGCTTACTTCGGGCGGATTCGCGTGTCTGCCCGTGCGGTTGGAGGAGGCCGCGCGTGTTCTGCGCGCCGTTCGTGCGGTCACCCGCCGCGCGGTGGATGATTGCGGCATTTTCGCCGTGTGCAAACCGCGTGCGTGACGAGGATGGTAAACTAGGCGAATTCCCAGGATGCATGAAAGGAATCACATGTCTCTTCCCGCAGCCGACTTGAGCAAACAACCGGACAACCGCACCACCATGGAACTGGGCGCGGTGCTGCCCTTGACCGCCGAGGTGAAGGACGACCACCTGTACGTGGGCGGCGTCGATTTGGTGGAGCTGGCGCGCGAGCAGGGCACGGCGCTGTACGTGATGGACGAGCAGGACATGCGCACGCGCATGGAAACCTATCTGGCGGCGTTTCGCAGCCGCTACGAGAACTCGGACGTCGTGTATGCCAGCAAGGCGTTCCTCAACAAGGAAGCGGCGCGCATCGTGAACGCGGAGGGGCTGTGCCTCGACGTGTCGGGCGGCGGCGAGCTGGCCATCGCGCGCGCGGCGGGCTTCCCGATGGAGCGCGTGTTCATGCACGGCAACAACAAGACGCCGCGCGAGCTGCGCGAAGCCATCGAGGCGGGCGTGGGCCGCATCATCATCGACAGCCGCATCGAACTGGCGCGCATCTCCGAGATCGCCGGCGAGCTGGGCGTCGAGCAGGCCATCTACATGCGCATCACGCCGGGCGTCGAGGCCGACACCCACCAGTACATCCGCACGGGCTGCGAGGACTCGAAGTTCGGCTTCACCATGCGCGACGATTTCGCGTACGGCTGCGTGAAGGACGTGCTGGCGGCTCCGAACGTGCGACTGGCGGGGCTGCACTGCCACATCGGCTCGCAGATCTTCGCGCTGCACTCCTATCCCGAGGCTGTCGAGGTCATGGTGGAGCTCATGGCGCGCATCGAGGAAGGGTACGGCTATCGCATCGAGGAGCTGGACGTGGGCGGCGGCTTGGGCATCGCCTACACGGCCGACGACGAGCCGGCCTCCATCGACGAGTTCGCCGAAACGGTCACGTCGGCGGTGCATGCGGCGTGCGCGAAGTTCGGTGTGGTCGAACCGCGCCTGCTCACCGAGCCGGGCCGCAGCCTCGTGGCCACCGCGGGCGTGACGCTGTACACGGTGGGCATCCTGAAAACGCTGCCGGGCATCCGCAAGTACGTGGCGGTGGACGGCGGCATGTCCGACAACATCCGCACCGCGCTGTACCACGCCGATTACGAGCCGGTCATCGCGAACAAGGCCGGCCAGCCGCGCACCGAGATCGTCACCATTGCGGGCAAGCACTGCGAAAGCGGCGACGCCGTGGTCATCGACATGCCGATGCAGCACGCTGACCTGGGCGATATCGTCGCCGTCTTCGGCACGGGCGCGTACTGCTACACTATGGCGAGCAACTACAACGGCCAGCCGCGCCCGGCCGTCGTGTTCGTGAAGGACGGCGAGGCGCGCGTGACCACGCGGCGCGAGACGTACGACGACCTGATGGCGCGAGATCTGTAGGAACGGTGTCGCGAAGGCGGCGTTCCTATAGCGAGATCGCGACTGCAATGGCTGGTCGATTGCTGTTCCTTCGTTAAAATGATAGAATTCGGATAAAATTACGATATCAAACGAGCCAAGGAGGTGGCAATGAATATCAGACCGGTTTCAGATCTGCGCAACCACTATGGCGACATCGAGACGTCCGTGAAAAACGACGGCCCGGTGTTCCTGACGAAGAACGGGTACGGTTCTATGGTTGTGATGAGCATCGAGCAGTTCGAGCGCATCAACGGGACGGTCGAACATGCGCTCGACGAGGCCGATACGCAAGCCGCCACCACGGCGTTGCGCTACGCGCATGACGAGGTATTCGACTCGATAAGGAAGGGGCTTCGGAGTGGGCGGCTCCACGAAGCGCTATAAACTTCAATATCTGCCCCTGTTCTGGAGCGACCTCAATTCGGCAGTCACCTACATCGCTGAGGAGCTCCATAACCCCGCTGCGGCGGAACGGCTGCTCGATGCAGTTGAAGCGGGAATTCTCGATCATCTTGCACTGCCGGAATCCGCGGCGGTATACAAGACGACCGTACATCGCCCGAACCCGTACTGTTGGTTCGAGGTGGGAAACTACATGGTATTTTACGTAGTGCTTGACGAAATCGTAGAGGTGCGCCGGTTTCTCTACGGGGCTCGGGATCTGACAAGGATGCTGCCGTAAGCACGGCGACTCGGGCGATTGCCGCAATCGGCGCGCTCGGGAAGGACGAAGAAGGGAACAGCATGACGGTAAAACTGGGATTGGTCGGCACGGGCACGGTGGGCGGCGGGTGCATCGACATCCTCAAGAACCATCGCGAAGACTTCAAGCGCCACTACGGCATCGACGTGGAGCTCGTGCGCGTGTGCTCGCGCAACCCCGAGCAGGCGATCGCCCACGGTGTGGAGGACATCTTCACGCAGGACTTCCAGGACATCCTGAACGACCCTGACATCGACATCGTGATCGAGCTCATCGGCGGCACCACCGTGGCGCGCGAGATCGTGGTGGGCGCGCTCAAGGCGGGAAAGAACGTGGTCACGGCCAACAAGGCGCTCATGGCCACCTACGGCGAAGAGGTCATGGGGGCCGCTGACGAGGCCGGCAAGGAGATCGCGTTCGAGGCCAGCGTGGGCGGCGGTATCCCCATCATCGACCCGATGAAGCACTCGCTCATCGCCAACGAGATCAGCTCGGTCATGGGCATCGTGAACGGCACGACGAACTACATGCTCACGCGCATGGTGGAGGATGGCCTCAGCTACGACGCCGCGCTCAAAGAGGCGCAGGAGAAGGGCTTCGCCGAAGCCGACCCCACCGCCGACGTGGACGGATTCGATGCGGCGGCGAAAATCGCCATCCTTGCGTCCATCGCGTTCAATTCGCGCGTCACTATCGACGACGTGCACACCGAGGGCATCCGCAACGTCACCACGATGGACCTCGACGCGGCGCGCGACATGGGCTACTGCGTGAAGCTGCTGGCGCTGGCCCACCGCACCGACGAGGGCGTGGACGTGCGCGTGCATCCCACGATGCTGCCGCTATCGCACCAGCTGGCCACCGTCGACGGCGTGTACAACGCCATCTACGTGACGGGCGACGCCGTGGGCGAGACGATGTTCTTCGGCGAGGGCGCGGGCGCGGGCCCGGCTGCGAGCGCCGTGATGGGCGACGTGCTGGAAGTGGCGCGCCACGTCACGCTGGGCGTCGGGCCGCTCGTGGGCTGCACCTGCACCGACGAGCTTCCCATCGTGCCGATGGACGATCTCAAGACGAAGTACTACATCCGCTTCAAGGTGGCCGACCGATCCGGCGTGCTGGCTGCGATGGCCGGCGTGTTCGCGAAGCACAACGTGAGCGTGTACTCCGTGGTGCAGCGCGGCAAGAAGGAGGGCGGCCAGGTGGATCTCGTGTACGTCACCCACACCGCGCGCGAGAAGAGCGTGCGCGATGTCCTGGCCGAGATCGCCGAGCTCGATGACGTGCTGCGCGACGAGCCCAGCGTCATCCGCGTGGAGGAGTAAGACCGCGCTTTTTTTCATGCCGCACCGTGAACGGCTCCGCGCTGACGCGCGGGGCCGTTTCGTTTTTACACCACCCCCTAACAGGGGTAATGCACTTCATCTATAATGTCTTGCCGGGTTATACGGCGGAAAACGGCATGTTCGAACCAGGGGGGAGTGCTCATGCAGAACGTCATGAATTCGCTCCTCGACGGTTTGTCGGAGCTCATTTACATCAGCGATCCGGTCACGTACGAGCTGCTGTACATCAACAAGGCCGGCAAAGACATCTACGGCCGCGATGCCGACGACGGCACGCATCGGTGCTACGAAACGCTGCAAGGTCGCACCTCCCCATGCCCGTTCTGCACGAATGACCGGTTGAGCAACCGCTCGTTCCACGAATGGGAATTCGAGAATCCCGTCGTGAACCGCCACTACCTCTTACGCGACAAGCTCATCGAGTGGAGCGGACGCCCGGCGCGGCTTGAGATCGCGTTCGACATCACCGATCACGAGCGCGAGAAAGAGCAGTTCAAGTTCTTGGCTGCGGCGAACGAACTGAATGTCGAGTGCATCCGCATGTTGGAGAACGAGGCGTTCGGCACGGCTATCGACACGGTGCTCAAGACGCTCGGCGAGTTCCTGGAAGCGGGGCGCACGTACGTCTTCGAAATCGATCAGGATCGCATGTCGAACACCCATGAGTGGTGCGCTCCGGGCGTCTCGCCGGAGATCCAGAACCTGAGCGATCTTCCGCTCTCGATCATCGACGTGTGGATCGAGAGCTTCAAGGAGGGCAAGGCGGTGATCGTCAACGCAGTGAGCGGCTTGGCGGCGCAAGGTAGAGGAGCCGAGTACGACGTGCTGTCGGCTCAGGGGATCGAGTCGCTGGTGGCCGTGCCGCTGGAGATCGACGGGCTGCTCGTCGGCTACCTGGGCGCCGACGATCCGAAGAAGGGACGGCTCGAGATCATCGAGAAGCCCCTGTTGGGGCTGGCCTCGTTCATTTCCGCCAGCATGAAGCGCGTCATCACGCAGCGTCAAGTTGACGATCTTACCTGGAAAGACGGCTTGACGAGCGCGTATTCGCGCGGAGCGTTCCACCGCGATTACGATTGCGGGGTCTACGGCAACATCGGCGTGCTCCTCGTGGACGCCGACCGTTTGGCCACGCTCAACCGCGAGTGCGGCCGCGAAGAGGGCGATGCCTCGCTGCGGCGCATCGCCGCGTGCATGAAGGCGGTATTCGGCGAGCGCGTGTACCGCATTGGCGACGACGAGTTCTGCGCGGTGGCCCTTGCCGAGGGGTTCGAGACGTTCAACCGCATGGCGCGCGACGCGGTGGCGCGGTTCTCCGAGCGGGGGCTTCTCGTTTCCGCAGGACAGGCTTGGAGCGAGCGCTGCGACGACGTGGCGTCGCTGCTTGATACGGCGGGCGACCGCATGCAGCGGGCGAAGCGCGGTCGGCACCGTGCGGAGGACATGGGCGTCGACCTGGCGCAAGATGCCGCCGTCAGCAACTTGGTGCGTCCGGGAGGCGCGGAAGAGGCCGTGGCGGCAGGGCTGCTCGACATCTTCCTCATGCCGCAGGTTTCCACGCGGACCGGCCAGCTTGTAGGCGCGGAGGCGCTCATCCGCTATCTCGATCCCGAGCGCGGCATCGAGGCGCAGCCCGCGTCGTTCATCCCGGCGCTCGAGGACATGGGGGAGATATCCTACGTGGACTTCTACGCGCTGTCGCGCGCGTGCGAAACGGTGGCGCGCTGGCAGCGCGAGGGCCGTCCGGTGGTGCCCATCGCGGTGAACTTCTCGCGCATGACCGTGGGCATCGAGGGGTTCGTCGACTTCGTGCGCGCCACGGTGGCGGACTACGGGTTGGATCCTGCGCTTATCGAGATCGAGGTGACCGAGTCGGCGCGCGGGCGCGGAGGCTTGTTGCTGAGCGAGGTGGCGGACGAGCTGCGCAGGTTCGGCTTCCGCGTGGCCATCGACGACTTCGGCGTGGACAACGCGAACGTGTCGTTGTTCGTGCAGCTCGATTTCGATGTGCTCAAGATGGACAAGTCGCTGATCGGCGGCATCGACGAGATCGACCGTACCATGCGCGTGGTGAGCGGCCTTGCCACTCTCTGCGACGACTTGCACGTGGAATCGGTGGCCGAGGGCATCGAGACGAAGCAGCAATTCGAAGCGCTGAAAACCACCGGCTGCACGCGCGCGCAAGGCTACTACATCGGCCGGCCGGCACCCATCGCCGAGTTCGAGCGGGAGTTTCTGGGGTAGCCCCCGTCCTGTGGGCGGTTTGTGGCAGCATCGTGTCAGTTCGATGACATCGGCGTGTCGCGGTCGATAAGTACTCTTACCTTAATACTATATCTTCTGAGAGATCGAAAGCAGCCGAGTGCTTGGCATCGGCATGAGCGCAGCGGCTCCGAGGGACCGTATGCGATGGAAAGAGGTTCGCGTGAAAGGTTTTCTCGAGCGGTTGCAGTGGAAGCTCGCGGGCATGATGCAGGGGCGCCGCGGAGCCGACACGCTGTCGAACTTCCTCGTGGTCGTCGGCATCGTCATGCTGCTGGCGTCGATCATCCCGGGGCTCGACCTGCTGTCATGGGTGGCGTTCGCAGTGCTGGCGTACTCGCTGTTCCGCAGCTATTCGAAGAACATCGCCGCGCGCGATCGCGAGAACGCGGCGTTCGAGCGCGTCGTGGAGAAGCCGCGCAAGCAGCTGTCGCTCATGCGCAAGAAGTGGACGAACCGCAAAACGACGCGCTACTTCAGGTGCAAGGGCTGCGGCCAGGTGCTTTCGGTGCCGCGCGGCAAGGGCACGCTGCGCGTGGTGTGCCCGAAGTGCAAGACCGAGACCAAGCAGAAGTCGTAAGGACATCGCCGTGGACCTCTCGACGTTCAAGCGCGAGCTTTTCACCGTCACCTACGACGTGCAGAAGATCCTGCATGAGACGATGGCTCCCGTCTGCCAACAGTACGGCCTGACGCTGCAGCAGATGCACGTGCTGATGGAGCTCGTGCGCACGCCGGGCCTGACCGCAGGCCAGTTGAGCGATCGAGCGGGCATTCTGCGCACGAACTTCCCGTCGGTGTGTCGCAAGCTGGAAGACCGCGGGCTCATCGAGCGACAGCGCAGCCAGACGGACAGGCGCTCGCTCAAGCTGCGGGTGACCGACGAGGGCCGCGCGTTGCTCGCCGACGTCGACGGCGAAGTGCAGCGCCGCTACGGCGAGGCGTTCGTCGCCGAGCCGCCCGAAACGTTCGACGCCATCATCGGGGGGTTCCGGGCGCTTGCGGACTTCTCGAAGAAGCTGGGGCGCTGAGCATGTTCGGTTACGTGGTTCCCAGCTGGGAGGGTTTGGACGACGCCGAGCGCGAGCGCTACCATGCCGCGTACTGCGGATTGTGCCGTGCGATCGGCCAACGATGCGGGCAGCGATGCCGCGTGGCATTGACCTACGACCTGGTGTTCTTGGCGCTGCTGCTCGGCTCGCTGTACGAGCCCGAGGAGCACGAGGGCGTAGGGCGCTGCGTGCCTCATCCGGTGAAGCCGCACGGGTTCGTGAGCAGCGCGTGCATCGACTACGCGGCCGACGTGACCGTGGCGCTGGCGTACTACAAGGGCCTCGACGACTGGAACGACGAGCGCAGCGTGCGGGCGCGCGTATTCGCCGGCGCGCTGGCCGGGCCGTATCGCGCCATTCGCGCGCGGAATCCGCGCCTGTGCAAGGCCATCGAGGCGGGCATGGCCGACATCGGCGCCATCGAGGCGGCGGCGCGTGAGGCGGCCTCGACGCCGGGCGGCTCCATGGAGGCGCCTGCGCCCGATGCGGCCGCCAACCGCTTCGGCGTGCTGATGGGCGAGCTGTTCGTCTACCGACCGGACGACTTCTGGGCCGACGACCTGCGGAGATTGGGTGCACGGTTGGGAAAGTTCGTGTACGTGATGGACGCGGCGATGGATTACGAGGACGATAGGGCCTCGGGCAGTTACAACCCGCTGGTGGATATCGAAGCCGGTGCGGAGGACGTGCACGAGGATTTGAACCTGCTCATGGCCGGCGTGGCCGAGGCGTTCGAGCGGTTGCCGCTCGAACGCGACCTGCGCCTGTTGCGCAGCGTGGTGTACGCGGGCGTGTGGCAGAAGTACCATGCGAAGGAAAACGACAAGGAGAAGCGCCGTGGTTGAGAACCCCTACGACGTGCTGGGCGTGAGCCGTGATGCGTCCGCCGACGAGGTGAAGAAGGCGTACCGCAAGAAGGCGCGCGAGAACCATCCCGACTTGAACCCGAACGATCCCGCTGCGGCGGATCGCATGAACAAGATCAACGAGGCGTACGACCGCATCATCAATCCCGAGAAGTACGCGGCGCGCGATCGTCGTGCGAGCGCGGCGTCGGGTCCGAAGGGCGGCGCGGGCTACGGCGGATCGGGCGGCGGCGCGGGCCAAGGCCAAGGCGCGGGCGGCGGTTCAGGCTACGGCACCGAGGGCCCCTACGGCTGGTCGGGCGGCTTCGGCTTCGACTTCGACGACCTGTTCGGCTTCGGCGGCGCAGGCTACGGCAGCCGCGAGCCCATCCATCCCGAGGCGGCGGCGGGCGACAGCGTGCAGATGCGCAACGCCATCGACGCCATCAATACGGGGCGCGGTCAGCAAGCGGTCGACATCCTGAACACCGTGACGAGCGACGGCCGTTCGGCGCGCTGGTACTATCTGAGCGCGCTTGCCAACGACGCCGCCGGTAACACGCTCATGGCGCTCGAGCAGATCAGGCGCGCGGTGCGCATGGATCCGAACAACCTGGACTATCAGCGCGCACAGCGGCAGTTCCAGCAGACCGGGCAGGCTTATCAGCAGGAGAGCCAGTCGCAAGGCTTCAGCATGGGCGTCGATCCGGGGCTCATCTGTTGCGGAGTCTGGTGTCTCGGCCCCACGCTCTGCCGCCTCTGCGGCATGCCGTTCTGATGGTTTCGGCGGCCTGCCGGCCCCTCGTCGCACCTTCGAAACACACTTACGCAATCCCAACCCGAAAGGACGCACCTATGGCAACGATCGGCATTGATCTCGGAACGACGAACAGCTGCGCGGCGACGGTGGAGGGCGGCCGGCCCGTCATCGTGCCGAACGCGGAAGGGGAGCGCACCACGCCGAGCGTGATCGCGTTCTCGAAAGAGGGCGAGCGTCTGGTGGGAACCATCGCGTGCCGCCAGGCGGCGGTGAACCCCGACCGCACCATCGAGTCGGTCAAGCGCCATATGGGCAGCGACTGGCGTGCCACCGTGGACGGCAAAGCCTATTCGCCGCAGGAGCTGTCCGCCATGATACTGCGCAAGCTGCGCCGCGACGCGGAGGCGTTCCTCGGCCAGGATGTGCCGCAGGCGGTCATCACGGTGCCCGCGTACTTCGACGACGCGCAGCGCCAGGCTACGAAAGACGCTGGGCGCATCGCCGGCCTCGACGTGCTGCGCATCATCAACGAGCCCACGGCCGCTGCGCTGGCCTACGGGCTGGACAACGGCACGCCTCAGAAGGTGATGGTGTATGACCTGGGCGGCGGCACGTTCGACGTGTCGGTCATCGAGATCGGCGACAACGTCATCGAGGTGCTGGCCACGTCGGGTGACAACCATCTCGGCGGCGACGACTTCGACGAGCGCGTGGCGGCCTACCTGCTCGACGCGTTTCAGCGCGAGCACGGCATCGACCTGCGCCGCGACCAAACGGCCCTGCAGCGCGTCACGCAAGCGGCGCGCGAGGCGAAAAAGGAGCTTTCGTCGCTCGACACCGCGCACGTCAACCTTCCGTTCCTGGCGCAGGGTTCGTCGGGCCCGCTGCACCTCGAGACCACGCTCACGCGCGCCGCGTTCAACGACATGTCGCGCGACCTGGTCGAACGCACGTCGAACCCCGTGCAGACCGCCCTCAACGACGCGGGCATCGCCGCCTCCGAGCTGGGATGCGTGCTGCTGGTGGGCGGCTCCACGCGCATTCCGGCCGTGCAGGATCACGTGCGCAAGCTCACGGGCAAGGAACCGTCCGCGTCCATCAACCCCGACGAATGCGTGGCCATGGGCGCCGCCATTCAGGGCGCGACGCTGTCGGGCACGTCCACGGGCCTGGTGAAGGCCGACAACAGCATCCTGCTGCTCGACGTGACGCCGCTCAGCCTGTCCATCGAGACGGTGGGAGGCGTGGCCACGCGCCTCGTGGAGCGCAACACCACGCTGCCGGTGAACTACTCGCAGGTGTTCAGCACCGCCGCCGCCTTCCAGACCAGCGTGGAGATCCACGTGCTGCAGGGCGAGCGCCCCATGGCGAAGGACAACAAGTCCATCGGCACGTTCAAGCTGAAGGGCATCAAGCGCGCGCCGGCCGGCGTGCCGCAGATCGAGGTGACGTTCGACATCGATGCGAACGGCATCCTCACCGTGTCGGCGAAGGACCTGGATACGGGCAAGCAGCAGTCCATCACCATCGACGATTCGGGCCGGATGTCCGACGACGACATCGAGCGCGCCATCCGCGATGCCGAGCAGTACGCCTCCCAGGACAACGAGCGCCGCGAGGCCATGGCGGCCCGCGAGGAGGCTCAGAGCCTGTTGAACGAGGTGGACCGGGCGCTCGGCCAGGTGGGCAAGCAGCTGGAGAAGGACGAGAAGAAGCAGGTCAAGGCCGATGCCGAGACGCTGCGCAAGGCGTTGTCGAA encodes:
- a CDS encoding molybdenum cofactor biosynthesis protein MoaE, giving the protein MAQQEPSIDQWLAEAKQDPKAAQCGMFLTHNGVVRITPKQQVREGIEGLGEVAQVEFSYDAAGVDAAVEEALTWPGVYYVRTWLNEGVLNVGDSIMYVLIGADIRPNCIDALQKLVGKIKNDLVVEKEVYA
- the lysA gene encoding diaminopimelate decarboxylase → MSLPAADLSKQPDNRTTMELGAVLPLTAEVKDDHLYVGGVDLVELAREQGTALYVMDEQDMRTRMETYLAAFRSRYENSDVVYASKAFLNKEAARIVNAEGLCLDVSGGGELAIARAAGFPMERVFMHGNNKTPRELREAIEAGVGRIIIDSRIELARISEIAGELGVEQAIYMRITPGVEADTHQYIRTGCEDSKFGFTMRDDFAYGCVKDVLAAPNVRLAGLHCHIGSQIFALHSYPEAVEVMVELMARIEEGYGYRIEELDVGGGLGIAYTADDEPASIDEFAETVTSAVHAACAKFGVVEPRLLTEPGRSLVATAGVTLYTVGILKTLPGIRKYVAVDGGMSDNIRTALYHADYEPVIANKAGQPRTEIVTIAGKHCESGDAVVIDMPMQHADLGDIVAVFGTGAYCYTMASNYNGQPRPAVVFVKDGEARVTTRRETYDDLMARDL
- a CDS encoding type II toxin-antitoxin system Phd/YefM family antitoxin, whose protein sequence is MNIRPVSDLRNHYGDIETSVKNDGPVFLTKNGYGSMVVMSIEQFERINGTVEHALDEADTQAATTALRYAHDEVFDSIRKGLRSGRLHEAL
- a CDS encoding type II toxin-antitoxin system RelE/ParE family toxin translates to MGGSTKRYKLQYLPLFWSDLNSAVTYIAEELHNPAAAERLLDAVEAGILDHLALPESAAVYKTTVHRPNPYCWFEVGNYMVFYVVLDEIVEVRRFLYGARDLTRMLP
- a CDS encoding homoserine dehydrogenase, with product MTVKLGLVGTGTVGGGCIDILKNHREDFKRHYGIDVELVRVCSRNPEQAIAHGVEDIFTQDFQDILNDPDIDIVIELIGGTTVAREIVVGALKAGKNVVTANKALMATYGEEVMGAADEAGKEIAFEASVGGGIPIIDPMKHSLIANEISSVMGIVNGTTNYMLTRMVEDGLSYDAALKEAQEKGFAEADPTADVDGFDAAAKIAILASIAFNSRVTIDDVHTEGIRNVTTMDLDAARDMGYCVKLLALAHRTDEGVDVRVHPTMLPLSHQLATVDGVYNAIYVTGDAVGETMFFGEGAGAGPAASAVMGDVLEVARHVTLGVGPLVGCTCTDELPIVPMDDLKTKYYIRFKVADRSGVLAAMAGVFAKHNVSVYSVVQRGKKEGGQVDLVYVTHTAREKSVRDVLAEIAELDDVLRDEPSVIRVEE
- a CDS encoding sensor domain-containing diguanylate cyclase, whose product is MQNVMNSLLDGLSELIYISDPVTYELLYINKAGKDIYGRDADDGTHRCYETLQGRTSPCPFCTNDRLSNRSFHEWEFENPVVNRHYLLRDKLIEWSGRPARLEIAFDITDHEREKEQFKFLAAANELNVECIRMLENEAFGTAIDTVLKTLGEFLEAGRTYVFEIDQDRMSNTHEWCAPGVSPEIQNLSDLPLSIIDVWIESFKEGKAVIVNAVSGLAAQGRGAEYDVLSAQGIESLVAVPLEIDGLLVGYLGADDPKKGRLEIIEKPLLGLASFISASMKRVITQRQVDDLTWKDGLTSAYSRGAFHRDYDCGVYGNIGVLLVDADRLATLNRECGREEGDASLRRIAACMKAVFGERVYRIGDDEFCAVALAEGFETFNRMARDAVARFSERGLLVSAGQAWSERCDDVASLLDTAGDRMQRAKRGRHRAEDMGVDLAQDAAVSNLVRPGGAEEAVAAGLLDIFLMPQVSTRTGQLVGAEALIRYLDPERGIEAQPASFIPALEDMGEISYVDFYALSRACETVARWQREGRPVVPIAVNFSRMTVGIEGFVDFVRATVADYGLDPALIEIEVTESARGRGGLLLSEVADELRRFGFRVAIDDFGVDNANVSLFVQLDFDVLKMDKSLIGGIDEIDRTMRVVSGLATLCDDLHVESVAEGIETKQQFEALKTTGCTRAQGYYIGRPAPIAEFEREFLG
- a CDS encoding MarR family winged helix-turn-helix transcriptional regulator, giving the protein MDLSTFKRELFTVTYDVQKILHETMAPVCQQYGLTLQQMHVLMELVRTPGLTAGQLSDRAGILRTNFPSVCRKLEDRGLIERQRSQTDRRSLKLRVTDEGRALLADVDGEVQRRYGEAFVAEPPETFDAIIGGFRALADFSKKLGR
- a CDS encoding DUF5685 family protein encodes the protein MFGYVVPSWEGLDDAERERYHAAYCGLCRAIGQRCGQRCRVALTYDLVFLALLLGSLYEPEEHEGVGRCVPHPVKPHGFVSSACIDYAADVTVALAYYKGLDDWNDERSVRARVFAGALAGPYRAIRARNPRLCKAIEAGMADIGAIEAAAREAASTPGGSMEAPAPDAAANRFGVLMGELFVYRPDDFWADDLRRLGARLGKFVYVMDAAMDYEDDRASGSYNPLVDIEAGAEDVHEDLNLLMAGVAEAFERLPLERDLRLLRSVVYAGVWQKYHAKENDKEKRRG
- a CDS encoding DnaJ domain-containing protein, producing the protein MVENPYDVLGVSRDASADEVKKAYRKKARENHPDLNPNDPAAADRMNKINEAYDRIINPEKYAARDRRASAASGPKGGAGYGGSGGGAGQGQGAGGGSGYGTEGPYGWSGGFGFDFDDLFGFGGAGYGSREPIHPEAAAGDSVQMRNAIDAINTGRGQQAVDILNTVTSDGRSARWYYLSALANDAAGNTLMALEQIRRAVRMDPNNLDYQRAQRQFQQTGQAYQQESQSQGFSMGVDPGLICCGVWCLGPTLCRLCGMPF
- the dnaK gene encoding molecular chaperone DnaK; its protein translation is MATIGIDLGTTNSCAATVEGGRPVIVPNAEGERTTPSVIAFSKEGERLVGTIACRQAAVNPDRTIESVKRHMGSDWRATVDGKAYSPQELSAMILRKLRRDAEAFLGQDVPQAVITVPAYFDDAQRQATKDAGRIAGLDVLRIINEPTAAALAYGLDNGTPQKVMVYDLGGGTFDVSVIEIGDNVIEVLATSGDNHLGGDDFDERVAAYLLDAFQREHGIDLRRDQTALQRVTQAAREAKKELSSLDTAHVNLPFLAQGSSGPLHLETTLTRAAFNDMSRDLVERTSNPVQTALNDAGIAASELGCVLLVGGSTRIPAVQDHVRKLTGKEPSASINPDECVAMGAAIQGATLSGTSTGLVKADNSILLLDVTPLSLSIETVGGVATRLVERNTTLPVNYSQVFSTAAAFQTSVEIHVLQGERPMAKDNKSIGTFKLKGIKRAPAGVPQIEVTFDIDANGILTVSAKDLDTGKQQSITIDDSGRMSDDDIERAIRDAEQYASQDNERREAMAAREEAQSLLNEVDRALGQVGKQLEKDEKKQVKADAETLRKALSKRPAGFGKKAREAEAASVDDVSDIKAAAERLRASSAHVRELLGQQG